In the Sarcophilus harrisii chromosome 3, mSarHar1.11, whole genome shotgun sequence genome, one interval contains:
- the CAVIN3 gene encoding caveolae-associated protein 3: protein MGEGVPAAEAAERGPVHAVTVVTLLEKLSTMLEALRERQGGLARRQGGLAGTVRRIQSGLDKLSCTHGATRDALAQLLDAAEGVSADAHAARERAVCRALQVQRLEANHELLVARGKMHVQLFQEEAEIPARAFQKEPESIGLEEKELAPEALEELEEGESSDEEPVESRAKRLRRTGLQKVQSLRRALSTRKSKGSAPPPPTPTKPPRLGPSQSVENQPETGVVVEAESLELEPPRSPVEDSEAPEARETPMLQVEGAA from the exons ATGGGAGAGGGCGTGCCGGCGGCCGAAGCCGCGGAGCGCGGCCCGGTGCACGCGGTGACCGTGGTGACGCTGCTGGAGAAGCTGAGCACCATGCTGGAGGCGCTGCGGGAGCGCCAAGGAGGCCTGGCCCGGCGGCAGGGCGGCCTCGCGGGCACCGTGCGCCGCATCCAGAGCGGCCTGGACAAGCTCAGCTGCACCCACGGGGCCACCCGCGACGCGCTGGCCCAGCTGCTGGACGCGGCCGAGGGCGTCAGCGCGGACGCCCACGCCGCCCGCGAGCGCGCCGTCTGCCGCGCGCTCCAGGTGCAGCGCCTCGAGGCCAACCACGAGCTGCTGGTCGCCCGCGGCAAGATGCACGTCCAGCT ttttcaggAGGAGGCAGAAATCCCAGCCAGAGCTTTTCAGAAGGAGCCAGAATCCATAGGGCTAGAAGAAAAGGAACTAGCACCAGAGGCCCTAGAAGAactggaagaaggggaaagcTCAGATGAGGAGCCAGTGGAATCCCGAGCCAAACGCCTTCGGCGTACTGGCCTGCAGAAGGTTCAGAGCCTTCGTAGGGCACTGTCCACCCGAAAGAGCAAGGGCTCTGCCCCACCTCCACCCACTCCCACCAAACCTCCCCGACTGGGCCCTAGCCAGAGTGTTGAAAATCAGCCTGAGACAGGGGTAGTGGTTGAAGCAGAATCATTGGAGTTAGAGCCACCCAGGAGCCCTGTGGAAGATTCAGAGGCCCCTGAGGCTAGGGAAACTCCAATGCTTCAGGTAGAAGGTGCTGCCTAG